The Nitrobacter hamburgensis X14 genome contains the following window.
CTGGAAGCCTATGCCGGAACGCTGGCGGAGAAGGTCGAGATCGTCGCGCTCAACAAGATCGATGCGGTTTCAGTCGAAGACCTGAAGAAGCAGCGCGATCGCCTCAAGCGCGCGGCGAACAAGATGCCGCTGCTGCTGTCGGGCATCACCGGCAAGGGTGTGCCCGAGGTTTTGCAGACCCTTGCCGCTGTCATCGGCGAGGCGCCGGTGTCCGACAAGGCGAAGGGCGCTGGGGCTTCGGCTGCGCAAGCGGTCGTGCCGCCGGTGGCGCAGGCCAAGCCATGGTCGCCGTAGGCGTCAGGCTTGTCCGCCATTCCCGGAAGCATTCATTCCCGTAAAGCCGCGAGCGCAACGGGTTCGCGATGTCCCTCCCGGCATTCCGCTTTCCACGGCGCCGCATTCATGTGATGAAAGCGGCGCTTTCGTCTCGATTGACCGCCGACCGCCATGACCAGCCTGCATCTTAAGAAATTCCGACGTATCGTCGTCAAGGTCGGCTCGTCGCTGCTGATCGATTCCGATGCCGGCGAGGTGCGCGCGGCGTGGCTGTCGGCGCTGGCCGACGATATCGCCGGGCTTCATGGCGAGGGGCGCGACGTGCTGATCGTCTCGTCCGGCTCGATCGCGCTCGGCCGCAGCAAGCTCAAGCTGCCGCGCGGCCCGCTGAAGCTGGAGGAGAGTCAGGCCGCCGCCGCCGTCGGACAGATCGCGCTGGCGCGGATCTGGTCGAAGGTGCTGGGCGATCACGGCATCGGCGCGGGGCAGATTCTGGTGACCTTGCAGGACACCGAGGAACGTCGCCGCTACCTCAATGCGCGCTCGACCATCGCAAAACTGCTCGACTGGCGCGCGGTCCCCGTCATCAACGAGAACGACACGGTGGCCACCAACGAAATCCGCTACGGCGACAACGACCGTCTCGCCGCGCGCGTCGCCACCATGGCGAGCGCCGATTTGCTGATCCTGTTGTCGGATATCGACGGGCTCTACGACGCGCCGCCCCATCTCAATCCGGATGCGAAACTGATTCCGGTGGTGAAGCGCGTCACCGCCGACATCGAGGCGAT
Protein-coding sequences here:
- the proB gene encoding glutamate 5-kinase; translated protein: MTSLHLKKFRRIVVKVGSSLLIDSDAGEVRAAWLSALADDIAGLHGEGRDVLIVSSGSIALGRSKLKLPRGPLKLEESQAAAAVGQIALARIWSKVLGDHGIGAGQILVTLQDTEERRRYLNARSTIAKLLDWRAVPVINENDTVATNEIRYGDNDRLAARVATMASADLLILLSDIDGLYDAPPHLNPDAKLIPVVKRVTADIEAMAGSAASELSRGGMQTKIEAAKIATTAGTHMLIASGKIEHPLRAVMDGGRCTWFMTPANPVTARKRWIAGSLEPKGTLTIDAGAVAALRAGKSLLPAGVIRVDGQFARGDAVIVRGPNTHEIGRGLVAYDAVDAEKIKGRSSCDAAQILGISGRAEMIHRDDLVVGGPRGGAG